From the Wolbachia endosymbiont (group B) of Protocalliphora azurea genome, one window contains:
- a CDS encoding TldD/PmbA family protein — protein sequence MNILNIAADITKLIKKQNQDAEVTIYETNKTSVSQRLSKIEQISQSKNCTVGIRAIAGKNKAAYISTNDLNNLSSAVSQVVEMAKNAQEDPCISFAVDGSNYISSADLNISDNNVVTIDNLKEITEATENSALAHKNIINSEGASSSHTSVNTVLSTVSGFVGSFSKSTFVNQVSVVAGEKNEMKIGYDYDVACNFSDLKTPESIGKEAAKRAIDQLGSCTIRTGKFPVVFEKRAAKELVKSFASAINGSNIVNNSSFLRNSLNNQIFNTEISIIDDPLLPRGITSRPFDGEGIMSRRNEFVKNGVLQNWILDLYSARKLNLETTANATRASNAAIIPSASNFYFKNGNRSFKELIEEVKEGIYVTDLFGFGVNLINGDYSQGACGFFIENGKITYPIHEITVADNLKNMFSNLVVANDLTFCGQFNSPTIKVSEMTVAGSLSD from the coding sequence ATGAATATATTAAATATTGCAGCAGATATCACTAAACTAATAAAAAAGCAGAATCAAGACGCAGAAGTTACAATATATGAAACTAATAAGACCTCGGTTTCTCAGCGTCTATCAAAAATTGAACAAATATCACAATCTAAAAACTGTACTGTCGGAATTAGAGCTATAGCAGGTAAGAACAAAGCTGCGTATATTTCCACAAACGATTTGAATAATCTTAGTAGTGCAGTGAGCCAAGTGGTGGAAATGGCAAAGAATGCCCAGGAAGATCCTTGTATTAGTTTTGCTGTAGATGGCAGTAATTATATCTCTTCTGCAGATTTAAATATCTCAGATAATAATGTTGTAACAATTGATAACTTAAAAGAAATTACTGAAGCTACAGAAAATTCAGCTCTTGCACATAAAAATATTATTAATTCCGAAGGAGCTTCATCTTCACATACTTCAGTAAATACAGTATTATCAACCGTTTCTGGTTTTGTTGGTTCATTTAGTAAGTCAACTTTTGTTAATCAGGTTTCTGTTGTTGCTGGAGAAAAGAATGAAATGAAAATAGGCTACGATTACGATGTAGCATGCAACTTCAGTGATTTAAAAACACCGGAGTCAATAGGGAAAGAAGCAGCAAAAAGAGCAATAGATCAATTGGGTTCATGTACAATCAGGACAGGCAAATTTCCGGTTGTTTTTGAAAAAAGAGCAGCAAAAGAGCTAGTAAAGAGCTTTGCTTCTGCCATAAATGGTAGCAATATTGTAAATAATAGCTCTTTTTTGAGAAATAGTTTAAATAATCAAATTTTTAATACTGAGATTAGCATTATTGATGACCCATTGTTACCAAGGGGTATAACATCAAGACCGTTTGACGGGGAAGGAATAATGAGTAGAAGAAATGAATTTGTAAAAAATGGAGTACTGCAAAACTGGATTTTAGATCTATATTCGGCTAGGAAATTAAACTTGGAAACGACCGCAAATGCAACTCGTGCAAGTAATGCTGCAATTATTCCTTCAGCTAGTAATTTCTATTTCAAAAATGGTAATAGATCGTTTAAGGAATTAATTGAGGAAGTAAAAGAAGGAATATATGTAACTGATTTATTTGGTTTTGGTGTTAATTTAATCAATGGCGATTATAGTCAAGGTGCATGCGGATTTTTTATAGAAAATGGTAAAATAACGTATCCAATACACGAGATTACTGTTGCCGACAATTTGAAAAATATGTTTAGCAATTTAGTTGTTGCAAATGACCTAACTTTCTGTGGGCAGTTTAATTCACCAACGATTAAAGTTAGCGAAATGACAGTAGCAGGTTCACTTAGTGATTAA
- a CDS encoding cold-shock protein → MEFGNIKWFNVEKGYGFIKPEGKGEDVFVHVSTLERSGIRPDELRGEDKKRGMKGERVSYELKEERGRNGEDKKSAINLRLED, encoded by the coding sequence ATGGAATTTGGTAATATAAAATGGTTTAATGTTGAAAAAGGCTATGGTTTCATCAAGCCAGAAGGTAAAGGTGAGGACGTTTTTGTACATGTTAGTACATTAGAACGTTCAGGAATAAGACCTGATGAACTTCGAGGAGAGGATAAAAAGAGAGGAATGAAAGGGGAAAGAGTAAGTTATGAGCTTAAAGAAGAGCGTGGTAGGAACGGAGAAGATAAAAAGTCTGCAATAAATTTAAGATTGGAAGATTAG
- a CDS encoding DEAD/DEAH box helicase, with product MSNFHEMGLPTLLRQALSKNNLCVPTPIQVQAIPLALQGKDILGSAQTGTGKTLAFAIPLVAKLMNEPSIGSALVIVPTRELAHQVTSEIRKLLSQSSLLRVALLIGGEPIFRQLNQLQKKPQIIIGTPGRIIDHIERKTLVTRNVGILVLDETDRMFDMGFGIQIEEIMKHLPKIRQTLMFSATLPGEIVKLTEKYLNQPERVSVDCQATTSVKIKQEVVYASESEKYGKLVTQLCQRKGSIIIFVKTKRGADQLADKLHKDDYSALAIHGDLRQHKRERVIDSFRRGRNQIMVATDVASRGLDIPHIQHVINYDVPQSQADYVHRIGRTARAGAEGFALSFVTPQDKRRLPALADKEGEPNFDCSMQSQKRNSKKIFKRPSTLKAKYGRKKINVFKKKSRVLEKAY from the coding sequence GTGAGTAATTTTCATGAAATGGGGCTTCCAACTTTGCTTAGGCAAGCTCTAAGTAAAAATAATCTTTGTGTTCCAACCCCGATTCAGGTGCAAGCGATTCCTCTAGCTCTTCAGGGCAAAGATATTCTTGGGTCTGCTCAAACGGGAACTGGAAAAACCTTAGCGTTTGCTATTCCACTGGTTGCTAAATTGATGAATGAGCCAAGCATTGGTTCAGCTTTAGTCATCGTGCCAACCAGAGAGCTTGCTCATCAGGTAACAAGTGAGATAAGAAAACTCTTATCTCAAAGTTCTTTACTAAGAGTTGCTTTGTTGATCGGAGGCGAGCCTATTTTTAGGCAGCTAAATCAGCTTCAGAAAAAACCACAAATTATAATAGGTACTCCTGGTCGTATTATAGACCATATTGAGCGTAAAACTTTAGTTACTCGGAATGTTGGTATTCTTGTGCTTGATGAGACGGATCGTATGTTTGATATGGGCTTTGGAATTCAGATTGAAGAAATTATGAAGCATTTGCCTAAAATAAGGCAAACTCTTATGTTTTCTGCAACTCTTCCTGGAGAAATAGTAAAACTTACTGAAAAATATCTTAATCAACCAGAGCGTGTTTCTGTCGATTGCCAGGCTACAACTTCTGTAAAAATTAAACAAGAAGTTGTTTATGCATCAGAATCAGAAAAATATGGCAAGCTTGTTACACAATTATGTCAGCGCAAAGGATCAATCATTATTTTTGTCAAAACAAAGCGAGGAGCGGATCAGCTAGCTGACAAATTGCACAAAGATGACTATAGCGCTTTGGCAATTCATGGTGATTTAAGGCAGCACAAGCGTGAAAGAGTCATTGATTCTTTTCGTCGTGGCCGCAATCAAATCATGGTTGCAACAGATGTTGCTTCTCGCGGTCTTGATATTCCGCACATTCAACATGTTATCAATTATGATGTACCACAATCGCAAGCTGATTATGTTCATCGTATAGGTAGAACTGCACGTGCGGGAGCTGAAGGATTTGCATTATCTTTTGTTACACCTCAAGATAAGAGAAGACTGCCTGCACTAGCAGATAAAGAAGGAGAGCCAAATTTTGATTGTAGTATGCAATCTCAAAAACGTAACAGCAAAAAGATCTTTAAAAGGCCAAGTACGTTAAAGGCTAAATACGGTAGAAAAAAGATCAATGTATTTAAGAAGAAAAGCAGAGTACTAGAAAAAGCGTATTAA
- a CDS encoding AAA family ATPase, with protein MISKNLEASLNRALQIASDCKLKYAKVEHLLLALTKDVDVNYVLSRCNIRAGEIINIDNIILRNDRGNNAKGFLQDNSELTVNKVEPDVLFQRIIHKAMIRAHRLGRKEINGASILLEILSEQDLYIEELLCKQNAKDSNLIYNISNIKYSGDIEEYVTNRKIKLDKNNDISTVANKGELLKDEEVLQNYCRNLNDYARSKKIDYVIGRDYELNRTIEILLRRRKNNPLYVGEPGVGKTTIVEGLVLKIIEGSVPSALRSSIIYALDLGSLLAGTRYRGDFEERIKSIIKVIEAKPGAILFIDEIHTIIGAGSTSGSFLDAGNLLKPALARGALRCIGATTYREYSNSFEKDKALARRFQKINVKESSINDTVKILDGIKHYYERYHGVYYTKHAIKSAAELSHKYITGRILPDKAVDVIDEAGAYCKLQKSRRKIINSRDIKSTIARITNVPCGFDDMQRVKSLKENLNRAIFGQEQAIEFLVNSIKIAKSGLRSYNKPLAKYLFAGPTGVGKTELAKQLAQNMGMNLIRFDMSEYMEPHTISRMIGSPPGYVGYDQGGLLTESVSNNQYSVVLLDEIEKAHSDIYNILLQIMDYGCVTDTYGRKVNFSNTILIMTTNAGAFERNKSSIGFGYKNFNISDSEKAMERVFSPEFRNRLDAVISFSDLDADVILHIVDKFIQELKKQLVQKGISCSVEEEVKSYLAQTGYSKEMGARPIERLIEKEIKSHLAEEILNRRLIKGKKLRIYIGKHGIAFDIV; from the coding sequence ATGATTTCTAAAAATTTAGAGGCAAGTTTAAATAGAGCGTTACAGATTGCTTCTGATTGTAAGCTTAAATATGCAAAAGTGGAACATTTGTTGCTAGCATTAACCAAAGATGTGGATGTAAATTATGTTTTATCAAGATGTAACATCAGAGCTGGTGAAATCATAAATATAGATAATATTATATTAAGGAATGATCGTGGTAATAATGCAAAAGGTTTTTTACAAGACAACTCCGAATTAACTGTCAATAAAGTTGAGCCTGATGTGCTATTTCAACGCATAATACATAAAGCCATGATACGAGCTCATCGTCTGGGAAGAAAAGAAATAAATGGAGCAAGTATTCTATTAGAGATTCTGTCTGAGCAAGATTTATACATTGAAGAGCTATTATGCAAACAGAATGCAAAGGATTCTAATTTGATTTATAACATATCCAATATAAAATATTCAGGTGATATAGAAGAATATGTAACTAATCGCAAGATAAAACTTGATAAGAATAACGATATCTCTACTGTAGCAAATAAAGGTGAATTATTAAAAGATGAAGAAGTTCTACAAAATTATTGTAGAAATTTAAATGATTATGCAAGAAGCAAAAAAATAGATTATGTCATTGGTCGTGATTATGAATTAAATCGCACTATAGAAATCTTGCTAAGACGCAGAAAAAATAACCCTTTATATGTCGGAGAACCAGGTGTTGGTAAAACAACAATAGTTGAAGGCTTGGTATTGAAAATTATTGAAGGTAGTGTTCCGAGTGCACTGAGATCCAGCATAATTTATGCTTTGGATTTAGGATCACTTCTTGCAGGAACACGCTATAGAGGTGACTTCGAAGAGAGAATAAAATCTATAATAAAAGTAATTGAGGCAAAACCTGGCGCTATTCTTTTCATTGATGAAATACACACTATTATTGGAGCAGGTTCAACAAGTGGCAGCTTTCTTGATGCTGGCAATCTGCTCAAACCTGCACTTGCAAGAGGTGCGTTGCGTTGTATAGGTGCAACTACATATAGAGAATATAGCAATAGCTTTGAAAAGGATAAAGCATTAGCAAGGAGGTTTCAAAAAATTAATGTAAAAGAGTCTTCTATTAATGATACAGTAAAGATACTAGATGGTATAAAGCATTACTATGAAAGGTATCATGGAGTATATTACACGAAACATGCCATTAAATCTGCAGCTGAACTTTCACACAAGTATATTACTGGGCGAATATTACCTGATAAAGCAGTTGATGTTATAGATGAAGCAGGGGCATATTGTAAGTTACAAAAAAGCAGGCGAAAAATTATAAACAGTAGAGACATTAAGAGTACTATCGCTAGGATTACAAACGTACCTTGCGGGTTTGATGATATGCAAAGAGTAAAATCTTTGAAAGAAAATCTCAATAGGGCCATTTTTGGTCAAGAGCAAGCGATAGAGTTTCTCGTTAATTCTATTAAAATTGCTAAATCTGGTCTGAGAAGTTACAATAAACCCTTGGCAAAGTATCTTTTTGCAGGGCCAACTGGTGTAGGTAAGACTGAGCTTGCGAAGCAGCTAGCACAAAATATGGGTATGAACCTTATTCGGTTTGATATGTCTGAGTATATGGAACCTCACACAATATCTAGAATGATTGGTTCCCCTCCTGGATATGTGGGTTACGACCAAGGTGGATTGCTTACAGAATCTGTATCTAATAATCAATATAGCGTAGTACTTCTTGATGAAATTGAGAAAGCTCATAGTGATATTTATAATATATTACTACAAATCATGGATTATGGTTGTGTTACAGACACTTACGGACGTAAGGTTAATTTTTCCAATACGATTTTAATTATGACAACCAATGCAGGGGCATTTGAACGTAACAAAAGTTCTATTGGCTTTGGGTATAAAAACTTTAACATCAGTGACAGCGAAAAAGCAATGGAACGGGTTTTTAGCCCCGAATTTCGTAATCGTCTTGATGCAGTCATTTCCTTTTCTGATTTGGATGCGGATGTCATTTTGCACATTGTGGATAAATTTATTCAGGAATTAAAAAAACAACTTGTGCAAAAGGGTATAAGCTGCTCAGTGGAAGAAGAAGTAAAGTCTTATCTTGCGCAAACAGGTTATAGCAAAGAAATGGGAGCACGCCCAATAGAGAGGCTGATTGAAAAAGAGATAAAAAGTCATTTGGCTGAAGAAATACTGAATCGTCGATTAATTAAAGGAAAGAAATTAAGGATTTATATTGGTAAACACGGAATTGCTTTTGATATAGTTTAA
- a CDS encoding class I fructose-bisphosphate aldolase: MSEEVKQILSYYESENPGVKANLTRILMHGKLGGTGKLVILPVDQGFEHGPIKSFEVNPDAYDPHYHFQLAVDSGVSAYAAPLGMIEAGASTYAGMLPLILKLNSANSLHSKSLTSDQAITASVKDALRLGCMAVGFTIYPGSAKCFDMMEEARKIIAEAKSCGLVVVLWSYPRGEGVSKEGETAVDVIAYAAHIAALLGANIIKVKLPTNHLEREKIENIESLSKRIEYIKKSCFAGKRIVVFSGGESKSVDDIYNEAKEIKQGGGNGSIIGRNTFQRKKEDALSMLKDIINIYA; encoded by the coding sequence ATGAGTGAAGAAGTAAAACAAATCCTAAGTTACTACGAAAGTGAAAACCCTGGAGTAAAAGCGAATCTTACTCGCATTCTTATGCATGGGAAACTTGGTGGAACTGGCAAGTTAGTAATTCTCCCTGTAGACCAGGGATTTGAGCACGGACCAATAAAAAGTTTTGAAGTTAACCCTGATGCTTACGATCCACATTATCATTTTCAGCTTGCAGTTGATTCAGGAGTAAGTGCATACGCTGCTCCGCTTGGTATGATCGAAGCTGGTGCTTCAACTTATGCTGGAATGCTACCACTTATTTTGAAGCTTAATAGCGCTAACTCTTTGCACTCAAAAAGCTTAACTTCAGATCAAGCAATAACTGCCTCTGTAAAAGATGCGCTGCGTTTGGGCTGCATGGCTGTTGGGTTTACTATATATCCTGGTTCTGCTAAGTGTTTTGATATGATGGAAGAAGCTCGCAAAATTATAGCTGAGGCTAAATCTTGTGGCCTTGTTGTAGTGCTATGGTCTTATCCACGTGGTGAAGGGGTTTCCAAAGAAGGTGAAACAGCAGTTGATGTGATTGCCTATGCTGCGCATATAGCGGCTTTGCTCGGTGCCAACATAATAAAAGTAAAACTTCCAACCAATCATCTGGAAAGAGAAAAAATAGAAAATATTGAATCATTATCTAAAAGAATTGAATATATTAAAAAGTCTTGCTTTGCAGGAAAAAGAATAGTAGTTTTCTCTGGTGGTGAGTCAAAGTCAGTGGATGATATATACAATGAGGCAAAAGAAATTAAGCAAGGTGGTGGTAATGGTTCAATTATCGGGCGCAACACTTTTCAAAGAAAAAAAGAGGATGCTTTATCTATGCTAAAAGATATAATTAATATCTACGCATAA
- a CDS encoding quinone-dependent dihydroorotate dehydrogenase, with translation MVKNKLKISKVFYKMILRNLLFLLPPEIAHSLVITALKKMPCRKPIELPKSLNVNFFGNKIRSPVGLAAGFDKNAEVVKPMLSFGFGFIEAGTVTKHPQYGNKKPRIFRLIKDEGIINRLGFNNKGVDYFLKQISETKLGNCIFGINIGRNSTSKDQISDYVDLIKIVYGKSNYIVLNISSPNTPNLRDLHNKQELSKLLKSITLTRKSIDSSESIPIILKISPDIDQQTKENIAELTLEYKIDGLIVSNTTISRDSYYNESGGLSGRPLFQLSTELLSDMYKLTKSRILLIGCGGISSGVDAYEKIKAGASLVQLYTALVYQGHQVVNKINLELAELVKRDGFSNITEAVGCIH, from the coding sequence ATGGTAAAAAATAAACTAAAAATAAGCAAAGTGTTTTACAAAATGATATTACGTAATTTATTGTTTTTACTGCCGCCTGAAATCGCTCACTCCTTGGTAATAACGGCGTTAAAAAAGATGCCCTGTAGGAAACCTATAGAACTACCTAAGTCTTTAAATGTAAACTTTTTTGGTAATAAAATTAGGAGTCCTGTAGGTCTTGCTGCAGGTTTTGATAAAAATGCGGAAGTTGTAAAGCCGATGCTCTCATTTGGTTTTGGATTTATTGAGGCTGGTACTGTAACTAAACATCCCCAATATGGAAACAAAAAACCGAGAATTTTTCGATTAATTAAAGATGAAGGAATAATTAATAGATTGGGATTTAATAATAAAGGAGTAGACTATTTTCTTAAACAGATAAGTGAAACTAAACTTGGTAATTGTATTTTTGGTATAAATATAGGAAGAAACAGTACATCAAAGGACCAAATCAGCGATTATGTTGACTTAATAAAGATAGTATATGGAAAGAGCAATTATATAGTACTGAACATCTCATCTCCAAACACACCTAACTTGCGCGATTTGCACAATAAACAAGAATTATCCAAATTGTTGAAATCTATCACTCTAACCCGGAAATCAATCGATAGCTCTGAATCCATACCGATAATATTAAAAATTTCTCCAGATATAGATCAGCAAACAAAAGAAAATATCGCTGAGCTTACACTAGAATATAAAATTGACGGCTTAATAGTAAGCAACACTACGATAAGTCGAGATTCTTACTATAATGAGAGTGGTGGGTTGAGCGGCAGGCCATTATTTCAACTTTCAACCGAGTTATTGAGTGACATGTACAAGCTTACTAAAAGCAGAATTCTATTGATAGGATGCGGAGGAATTTCAAGTGGTGTTGATGCATATGAAAAAATAAAGGCAGGAGCCTCTTTAGTACAACTGTACACTGCTCTTGTATACCAGGGGCATCAAGTTGTGAACAAAATCAATCTGGAGCTTGCAGAATTGGTAAAAAGAGATGGATTTAGTAACATTACTGAAGCAGTGGGTTGTATACATTAA
- the rnc gene encoding ribonuclease III, translated as MRVLNDTISKVINYKFTDYAILEEALTHPSVNKRNSEDQVVSYERLEFLGDSVLNMVVSVMLFKMFPEEKEGALAKRKTDLVCGSTIANVAKEIELGNFIIMNNSERCNGGKCNLKNLENSLEALIGAIYIDGGLESVEKFIIRHWEKLAKDILDPPQDPKTSLQEWTQRNKLPLPKYELVKQTGPAHNPEFTISVCIESYDKVSACAPSKKIAEQKAAELILEKIKKTT; from the coding sequence ATGAGAGTTTTGAACGATACAATATCTAAAGTTATTAATTATAAATTTACAGATTATGCAATATTAGAAGAGGCATTAACCCACCCAAGCGTAAATAAGAGAAATAGCGAAGACCAGGTTGTAAGCTACGAAAGGCTAGAGTTTTTGGGCGATAGTGTTTTGAATATGGTTGTGTCTGTTATGCTGTTTAAAATGTTTCCTGAAGAAAAAGAAGGAGCATTGGCAAAAAGAAAAACGGATTTAGTTTGTGGCAGTACCATTGCTAATGTTGCTAAAGAAATAGAGTTAGGTAACTTTATTATCATGAATAATAGTGAACGTTGTAACGGAGGAAAATGTAACTTAAAAAATTTAGAAAATTCGCTTGAAGCACTAATAGGTGCAATTTATATTGACGGCGGACTTGAGAGTGTTGAGAAATTTATTATCCGACATTGGGAAAAGCTAGCTAAGGACATCCTCGATCCTCCTCAAGATCCTAAAACTTCACTGCAAGAATGGACTCAGAGAAATAAATTACCTTTACCGAAGTATGAGCTTGTAAAACAAACTGGACCAGCACACAATCCTGAATTTACTATATCAGTTTGCATAGAGAGTTATGACAAAGTTTCTGCATGCGCTCCTAGTAAGAAAATTGCTGAACAAAAAGCTGCTGAGTTGATCCTAGAAAAAATTAAAAAAACGACTTAG
- a CDS encoding SCO family protein, producing MIKFIRLLSSLLITVAAIFLGYCYFTKQGIFVSQNTEIKIGGDFSLINQNGQIVRSSDFKDKYMMIFFGFSSCKRICPMNLGIISETLAKLDEKTDNKLQTFFITVDPERDNTERLKEFQQQFDHRIQMLTGERQKIDEVVAKYKVYASKVDGEEEINHSSMIYLISPEGKYVTHFVADLNSDESQSDKILAEIKKYVS from the coding sequence ATGATAAAGTTTATAAGGTTATTGTCTAGTTTGCTAATAACAGTAGCAGCTATCTTCTTAGGTTATTGTTATTTTACTAAGCAAGGCATATTTGTTTCACAAAATACAGAAATTAAAATAGGTGGGGATTTTTCTTTGATTAACCAAAACGGGCAAATAGTACGCAGTAGTGATTTCAAAGATAAGTATATGATGATTTTTTTTGGATTTTCCTCATGTAAAAGAATTTGCCCTATGAACCTTGGAATAATTTCAGAAACACTTGCAAAGTTAGACGAGAAAACTGACAACAAGCTACAAACATTTTTTATCACAGTTGATCCTGAGCGCGATAATACAGAAAGGCTTAAAGAATTTCAGCAGCAATTTGACCATAGAATACAAATGCTCACTGGTGAAAGACAAAAAATAGATGAAGTAGTTGCAAAGTATAAAGTATATGCAAGTAAAGTAGATGGAGAAGAGGAAATTAACCATTCTTCAATGATATACCTTATTAGCCCTGAAGGAAAATATGTCACACACTTTGTAGCTGATTTAAATTCAGATGAAAGTCAATCTGATAAGATTCTGGCTGAGATAAAAAAATATGTAAGCTGA
- the dnaQ gene encoding DNA polymerase III subunit epsilon, producing the protein MKSRLREIVLDTETTGLDTKSGHRIIEIGCVELINRIPTGKTFHRYLNPERDIPYHSFKIHGISEEFLEDKPLFSDVALEFLDFISNDILVIHNAEFDVKFLNMELGKLNAGLISSDRVLDTLPLARKKFVGSPASLNALCKRFDISLEGRELHGALVDAQLLAKVYVELTGGLQTFLFNNECAQDNNSTFIQHKVRNLARREHSPSIKEIDEHKKLLDKINNPLWKEYIESIN; encoded by the coding sequence ATGAAAAGTAGGCTACGAGAAATAGTACTTGATACTGAAACTACAGGTCTTGATACTAAATCTGGACATCGAATTATTGAGATAGGATGTGTAGAACTAATTAATCGTATTCCAACAGGTAAAACATTTCATCGATATCTCAATCCAGAAAGAGATATACCTTACCACTCATTTAAGATTCATGGTATTAGTGAGGAATTTTTGGAAGATAAACCACTATTCTCAGATGTTGCACTTGAATTTCTTGACTTCATATCCAATGACATTTTGGTGATTCATAATGCTGAATTCGATGTTAAGTTCCTTAATATGGAGTTAGGCAAGTTAAATGCTGGGTTAATTTCCTCAGATAGAGTGCTAGATACATTACCACTTGCAAGAAAAAAGTTTGTAGGATCACCTGCTTCTTTAAATGCATTATGCAAGCGTTTTGATATATCGCTAGAAGGTAGAGAGTTACACGGAGCATTAGTTGATGCTCAATTGCTTGCAAAGGTCTATGTTGAGCTTACAGGAGGATTGCAAACCTTTTTATTTAATAATGAATGTGCTCAGGACAATAACTCTACGTTTATTCAACATAAAGTGCGTAATTTAGCTCGCAGAGAACATTCACCAAGTATTAAAGAAATTGATGAGCATAAGAAATTGTTAGATAAAATTAACAACCCACTTTGGAAGGAATATATTGAATCAATCAACTAA
- a CDS encoding Tim44/TimA family putative adaptor protein, producing the protein MIELVIYALLAAFIFSRLYNSLGRSASLNLKKLTGVLDVSQSKEDVVENIEDYIYSNDKSSIETTYEQILQKNKEFSISNFIEGSSIAFELIIKYFNQGNLPQLKSLLDKDLYNSFVDKIKHRKETHESIIVSIVSQKILEIKLVKNVIFIAVYFLSEQINFVKNNEGNITSGSMSTINKVEDVWQFKKNINSSDLTWLLVSINYKKASTDKNLTTNDN; encoded by the coding sequence ATGATAGAGCTTGTAATATATGCTTTACTAGCGGCGTTTATTTTTTCACGCTTATATAATTCTTTAGGAAGATCAGCCAGTCTCAACCTAAAAAAGCTAACAGGTGTATTGGATGTAAGTCAAAGTAAAGAAGATGTGGTAGAAAATATCGAAGATTATATTTATAGCAACGACAAAAGTTCAATAGAAACTACTTATGAACAAATATTACAAAAAAACAAAGAGTTTTCTATTTCCAATTTTATAGAAGGTTCAAGCATAGCTTTTGAATTAATAATAAAATATTTTAACCAAGGAAATTTACCTCAATTAAAATCCCTTCTGGACAAAGACTTATATAACAGTTTTGTGGATAAGATTAAACATCGTAAAGAGACACATGAGTCCATAATTGTTTCTATCGTTTCACAAAAGATCTTAGAAATAAAGTTAGTAAAAAACGTAATATTTATTGCAGTATATTTCCTTTCAGAGCAAATTAACTTCGTTAAGAATAACGAAGGAAACATCACATCAGGTAGCATGTCTACTATTAACAAAGTTGAAGATGTATGGCAATTCAAAAAAAATATTAATTCATCAGATCTAACTTGGTTACTTGTTTCTATTAACTATAAGAAGGCAAGTACTGATAAAAATTTAACAACAAATGACAACTGA
- the secB gene encoding protein-export chaperone SecB — protein sequence MSQHKMKIHGQYVKDFSFENPNSPFLPSSKAPDINVMVNINSAKLEGTENKKGISEEKPFHEITLHIEAKATVKDEDVKDDIAFICEVKYCGIFSIENFTELSEEEVRQALFIGGPTFLFPFAREIIARTTSSGGFPPLMLDPIDFETMYQQQSQQQKSSASNSNFN from the coding sequence ATGTCACAACACAAAATGAAAATTCATGGTCAGTATGTCAAAGATTTTTCGTTTGAGAATCCAAATTCGCCATTCCTTCCTTCTAGTAAAGCTCCTGATATTAATGTAATGGTTAATATTAATTCAGCAAAATTAGAAGGAACAGAAAATAAAAAAGGAATAAGTGAAGAAAAGCCTTTTCATGAAATTACTTTGCATATAGAAGCCAAAGCAACGGTAAAAGATGAAGATGTAAAAGATGATATAGCTTTCATTTGCGAGGTAAAGTATTGCGGTATTTTTTCAATAGAAAATTTTACAGAGCTAAGTGAGGAAGAGGTGAGACAAGCTTTATTTATTGGTGGACCTACTTTTCTTTTCCCTTTTGCAAGAGAAATAATTGCAAGAACTACAAGTAGTGGTGGGTTTCCTCCACTTATGCTAGATCCTATAGATTTTGAAACTATGTATCAGCAGCAAAGTCAACAACAAAAAAGTAGCGCTAGTAATTCCAATTTTAACTAA